In Ochotona princeps isolate mOchPri1 chromosome 21, mOchPri1.hap1, whole genome shotgun sequence, a single genomic region encodes these proteins:
- the LOC131477935 gene encoding IQ domain-containing protein F2-like, whose translation MGIRFCVDGQFMVVEIEDTEEITEWRLREAKRKKQQRKSKKKETAAAIKIQAWWRGTLVRRTLLHMALRACIIQRWWKMTLLRMLEKKRRAALLVYAQRERAVTKLQSLVRMWRVHWRYCQVLNAIYAIQYHWQCHSCQTCAQLQGHCVVTATHLEFHIEISHF comes from the exons ATGGGGATTCGATTTTGT GTTGACGGACAGTTCATGGTCGTTGAAATTGAGGATACTGAAGAAATAACTGAATGGCGTcttagagaggcaaagagaaagaagcagcag agaaaatcaaagaaaaaagaaacagcagcagccatAAAGATCCAGGCGTGGTGGCGTGGCACCCTGGTGCGCCGCACGCTGCTACACATGGCTCTCAGGGCCTGCATCATCCAGCGCTGGTGGAAGATGACCCTGCTGAGAATGCTGGAGAAGAAGCGGCGAGCAGCGCTGCTGGTCTATGCACAGAGGGAGAGGGCAGTGACCAAGCTCCAGTCCTTGGTGCGCATGTGGCGCGTCCACTGGCGATACTGCCAGGTGCTCAACGCTATCTATGCCATCCAATATCACTGGCAGTGCCACAGCTGCCAGACATGTGCACAACTCCAGGGCCACTGTGTGGTCACCGCCACCCACCTGGAATTCCATATTGAGATCAGTCACTTCTAG